In Toxotes jaculatrix isolate fToxJac2 chromosome 12, fToxJac2.pri, whole genome shotgun sequence, the following are encoded in one genomic region:
- the LOC121190441 gene encoding transcriptional regulator ATRX-like isoform X3, with protein MLSNTTNKLNVLVNKLHEYLAHSTVEDSNGTPASEDVDGLTNRSCPVGNSIGQTAAEAGVDTKYSRRKPSVVTKHSGLDESGDSNASEDVDLPVNANGHPDITRLPKGTVLVRPEPVDNARDDFRGPEFRSRKSSTLRKEFSRRRRAVEHIGIVSCTACGRQVNHFQRDSFYRHPVLKVLICKSCYKYYLSDDISKDGDGMDEQCRWCAEGGNLICCDFCSNAFCKKCILRNLGRKELSGILESKWYCYVCNPEPLLDLVMACDGVLENMERLWRQQRKRNRAEPEKSGLYGMLPHLPQNIPLDKWDHTGMDGNVVFNYNKLQISKDLTKKAKHLVDSTNSLNRTFINFIHAVTTNKQTPSVRHLYLKSFLSVIKGLRKSLTVLEDSLKEEFSDLDVFNCWEKFLSDDVDAQPVADTELDISDERSLTDLQKLAAEHMEDDDSDSKGFIDGRSALDCPGEDMDSDSHEARERTQKICPKPPYAGVNMTKKLIVKLTPVPMEREFSSHAPKMEEDIHTKNKKPKEKDASEVKETGGVCAKNESKMSNDNSGASVHLEEEQGNRRSPRVKTTPLRRPSDVKAKASLSAADSDSDSDPEEAPSTVPAKNTEEQSLSRARDDSDSDEVPPALLERAAMTQSSDEPQSDEDGGKASTKVTKKCLFWLTKNTPISPEKMRRKRKMLDCSPESDSSDRIVKARRESGTDSSSDDQDSQKKIQQLNTLRSIGKPHLIKREKESVARKRGRVRAGKSKTKSRRDAIESTSSSSEDEHDDDSGSDASDQKMKPITEDVALLGAAAFHQSSGDEEQSGPSWAAEDDDDPENRIAKKMLLAQIKANYSSGDDISSDEETQEDESESEGDKEVKQGNEDNGTDENGEDLASESSDNTSNGPNSRHHLLHHKLTLDEGTSSDKGTAEGEAGKQQSKKGASSKHLSSDSESGDECIELDLDDLGLSEELSQSEDEEQFKSSRLSTKTKEASCSYEEKKQVPCILLSDSNSEKSDQESRDEEIDNKGTPKRRKRIRKIIEDMNLRAETQEALREEEERCKRLADRDHQMEDWRVISVIGDELSQVLCPITTKLILDQNEETKEPLVQVHENLVRRLKPHQVDGVQFIWNSCCESVKKANSSPGSGCILAHCMGLGKTLQVVTFLHTVLLSTNLKFRTALVVCPLNTILNWASEFKKWQDSMGEDKVKVTELATIKHLRERIRSLQRWHTDGGVLIIGYEMYRILSAAKKIKNDEWKKELKNILVDPGPDFVVCDEGHILRNDASNISKAMNAIKTRRRVVLTGTPLQNSLVEYHCMVSFIKKNLLGSLGEFRNRFINPIQNGQCADSTPKDVRIMKKRAHVLHAVLAGCVQRRDYSELTQFLPPKHEYVLAVRVSPLQYELYRYYLDHVTGVGSVANRAKMKTGANLFKDFQVLSQIWTHPWCLQLNYISKENKGYFEKKTQAKAAAQLRNEEATVSESGLRQNEGTEGNNPNNSTEGSDVSKGAADVEGEKATVSSRSQSPDEGWYKNLLTEGDAKILEHSGKMVILFEILRMAEDLDDKVLVFSQSLISLDLIEDFLEASHHARDPSSFKAGSWIKNVDYYRLDGSTTAMLRKKWADEFNNATNLRGRLFLISTRAGSLGINLVAANRVIIFDASWNPSYDIQSIYRVYRFGQLKQVFVYRFLAQGTMEEKIYDRQVTKQSLSYRVVDQQQIERHFTLHELTELYTFEPDLLNDPNSKKSKRTTSVLPKDKVLTQLLQTCKDQIVSYHEHESLLDHKQEEELSEAERRAAWAEYEAESSTASISVSSSQDSLDMKTNEQLLELLNKCRANVSEAFMSMQRIRSHSIEDYISQVRQQYPDLPKDHIKVKADIWRLWDEKERERRQAFYRDVLAQQQSLTFSIQAILNSRRNQVMQTSVALVDQPGQT; from the exons ATGCTCAG CAACACTACCAACAAGCTGAATGTACTGGTCAACAAGCTGCACGAATACTTGGCTCACTCCACAGTTGAAGACAGCAATGGCACGCCAGCCTCAGAGGATGTTGATG GTCTGACAAACCGGAGCTGCCCTGTGGGAAACTCAATaggtcaaactgcagcagag GCAGGAGTGGATACCAAGTACTCAAGGAG AAAACCCTCTGTTGTCACAAAGCACTCTGGTCTGGATGAATCTGGGGACTCAAATGCAAGTGAGGACGTGGATTTACCCGTCAACGCAAATGGTCACCCTGATATCACTAGACTGCCCAAAG GCACTGTATTGGTCAGGCCCGAACCTGTTGATAATGCAAGAGATGACTTCAGGGGTCCTGAGTTCCGCAGTCGGAAATCGAGCACACTGCGGAAGGAGTTCTCGAGAAGACGTCGAG CAGTTGAACACATAGGAATTGTCAGCTGCACCGCGTGTGGCCGACAAGTAAACCACTTCCAGAGAGATTCCTTCTACCGGCATCCAGTTCTGAAAGTACTTATTTGCAAG TCTTGCTACAAGTACTACTTAAGTGACGACATCAGTAAGGATGGAGATGGAATGGATGAGCAGTGCAG ATGGTGTGCAGAAGGAGGCAACTTGATCTGTTGTGACTTCTGTAGTAATGCCTTCTGCAAGAAGTGTATTCTGAGAAATTTGGGAAGGAAGGAGCTGTCTGGTATCTTGGAGAGCAAATGGTACTGCTACGTGTGTAACCCGGAGCCCCTTTTGGACCTGGTGATGGCCTGTGACGGTGTCCTCGAGAACATGGAGCGTCTGTGGCGTCAGCAGCGCAAAAGGAACCGAGCGGAGCCAGAGAAATCCGGACTTTATGGCATGTTGCCACACTTGCCACAGAACATTCCTTTGGATAAGTGGGATCACACTGGAATGGATGGTAATGTGGTGTTCAACTATAACAAACTGCAGATTTCCAAGGACTTGACCAAAAAGGCCAAACATTTAGTGGACTCAACAAACAGCTTAAACCGAACATTTATCAATTTCATTCATGCtgtgacaacaaacaaacaaactcccAGTGTTCGCCATCTGTATCTAAAGTCTTTTTTGTCAGTAATTAAAGGCTTGCGAAAATCACTTACCGTACTTGAGGACAGCCTCAAGGAAGAATTCAGTGACTTGGATGTATTTAACTGTTGGGAAAAGTTCCTCAGTGATGACGTTGATGCGCAACCTGtagcagacacagagctggatatcTCTGATGAAAGAAGCTTGACTGACTTGCAGAAACTGGCAGCTGAACATATGGAAGATGATGATTCTGACTCCAAGGGCTTCATAGATGGGAGAAGTGCACTTGACTGCCCTGGGGAGGACATGGATTCAGACTCACATGAAGCCAGAGAGAGGACACAAAAGATTTGCCCGAAGCCCCCTTACGCAGGGGTCAACATGACTAAAAAACTAATAGTGAAACTTACACCTGTACCTATGGAGCGGGAGTTTTCCTCTCATGCCccaaagatggaggaggacatTCACACGAAGAATAAAAAGCCAAAGGAAAAAGATGCATCGGAAGTAAAGGAgacaggtggtgtgtgtgcgaAAAATGAAAGCAAGATGAGCAATGACAACTCTGGTGCATCTGTACACCTGGAAGAGGAACAAGGCAATAGACGGTCTCCTCGCGTGAAGACGACACCTTTGCGTCGTCCAAGTGACGTCAAGGCCAAAGCGTCTCTTTCAGCAGCcgacagtgacagtgactctGACCCTGAGGAAGCCCCCAGCACAGTACCTgccaaaaacactgaagaacaaAGTCTAAGCAGAGCAAGAGACGACTCCGACTCAGATGAAGTCCCTCCAGCTCTGCTTGAACGAGCAGCTATGACACAAAGCTCCGATGAACCCCAGAGTGACGAGGATGGTGGAAAAGCGTCAACTAAGGTCACCAAGAAATGCCTCTTCTGGCTCACAAAGAACACCCCGATCTCACCGGAGAAGATGCGCCGCAAACGCAAGATGCTGGACTGCTCTCCCGAGTCTGACTCAAGTGACAGAATAGTCAAAGCTCGAAGGGAAAGTGGGACAGATTCCTCTAGTGATGATCAAGACTCAcagaagaaaatacaacagTTGAATACGCTGAGGTCAATAGGGAAGCCTCACCTCAtcaaaagagagaaggaaagtgtGGCAAGAAAACGGGGGAGGGTACGAGCAGGGAAGTCTAAGACTAAATCTCGTCGGGACGCAATCGAGTCGACATCCTCATCGAGTGAAGATGAACACGATGACGACTCCGGGAGTGACGCAAGTGATCAGAAGATGAAGCCGATCACCGAAGATGTGGCCTTACTCGGGGCAGCGGCGTTCCATCAGTCGTCAG GAGATGAGGAGCAGTCTGGGCCCTCGTGGGCAgcagaagatgatgatgatccagAAAATAG AATCGCTAAGAAAATGCTGTTGGCCCAAATCAAAGCCAACTACTCCTCGGGTGATGATATCTCTTCAGAtgaggaaacacaggaggaTGAATCCGAGTCGGAGGGTGACAAGGAGGTCAAACAAGGCAACGAGGATAACGGAACAGATGAAAATg GGGAGGACTTGGCTTCCGAATCATCTGACAACACATCCAATGGGCCCAACTCCAGGCACCATCTGCTCCACCACAAGCTCACCTTAGATGAGGGAACATCAAGTGACAAGGGCACAGCAGAGGGTGAAGCAGGAAAGCAGCAGAGCAAGAAAGGAGCCAGCAGCAAACACCTGAGCT CTGATAGTGAAAGTGGTGATGAGTGTATAGAGTTGGACCTAGATGACCTGGGATTGAGTGAGGAGCTGAGTCAGTCGGAGGATGAAGAACAGTTCAAAAG CTCCAGATTATCCACTAAAACGAAGGAAGCGTCCTGTAGTTACGAAGAGAAGAAGCAAGTGCCCTGCATTTTGTTGTCTGACTCCAACAGTGAAAAG AGTGATCAAGAGAGTAGAGATGAGGAGATCGACAATAAAGGCACGCCCAAAAGACGTAAAAGGATCCGCAAAATCATTGAAGACATGAATCTCCGTGCTGAGACCCAGGAAGCACtgcgagaggaggaggagagatgcaAACGGTTGGCTGATCGGGATCATCAGATGGAGGACTGGAGAGTG ATAAGTGTTATAGGGGATGAGCTGTCCCAAGTGCTGTGTCCCATCACCACCAAGCTGATCTTGGATCAGAATGAGGAGACAAAGGAGCCTCTCGTTCAGGTGCACGAGAACCTGGTGAGGAGACTGAAGCCTCACCAGGTGGACG GTGTCCAGTTTATCTGGAACAGTTGTTGTGAGTCTGTGAAGAAGGCCAACTCTTCCCCAGGATCAGGCTGTATCTTGGCACACTGCATGGGCCTGGGGAAGACTCTGCAG GTGGTAACGTTCCTCCACACGGTGCTGCTGTCAACAAACCTGAAATTTAGAACAGCCCTGGTTGTGTGTCCACTTAATACGATCCTCAACTGGGCCAGCGAGTTCAAGAAATGGCAAGACAGCATGGGAGAGGACAAAGTCAAG GTTACAGAACTGGCTACAATAAAGCATCTTCGCGAACGAATTAGATCTCTGCAGAGGTGGCACACAGACGGGGGTGTTTTGATAATTGGGTATGAGATGTACCGCATCCTGTCAGCGGCCAAGAAAATCAAGAATGATGAGTGGAAGAAGGAGCTAAAGAACATACTGGTGGATCCAG GCCCAGACTTTGTGGTTTGTGACGAGGGGCACATCCTGCGCAATGATGCATCCAATATCTCCAAAGCTATGAACGCCATCAAGACCCGACGAAGAGTGGTGCTAACAGGCACGCCGCTGCAAAACAGCCTGGTTGAGT ACCACTGCATGGTCAGTTTCATTAAGAAGAATCTTCTGGGATCACTGGGCGAATTCAGAAACCGCTTCATCAACCCCATACAGAACGGCCAGTGCGCTGACTCCACGCCAAAAGACGTCCGAATCATGAAGAAGCGAGCACATGTACTTCATGCAGTGTTGGCTGGATGtgtgcag AGAAGAGATTACTCTGAGCTGACTCAGTTTCTGCCTCCCAAACACGAGTACGTGTTGGCAGTGAGGGTTTCCCCGCTTCAGTATGAGTTGTACCGCTACTACCTCGACCATGTCACTG GTGTGGGTTCTGTGGCTAACAGAGCAAAGATGAAGACCGGAGCAAACCTGTTCAAGGACTTTCAGGTGCTCAGCCAAATTTGGACTCATCCCTGGTGCCTCCAGCTCAACTACatcagcaaagaaaacaag GGATATTTTGAAAAGAAGACTCAAGCTAAAGCGGCAGCTCAGCTGAGAAATGAGGAAGCCACTGTGTCTGAGAG TGGACTGAGACAGAATGAAGGAACAGAAGGGAACAACCCCAACAACAGTACAGAGGGTAGTGATGTGTCCAAAGGTGCTGCAGATGTGGAAG GAGAGAAAGCGACCGTTAGCTCGAGGTCTCAGAGTCCAGATGAAGGCTGGTACAAGAATCTGTTGACTGAGGGGGATGCCAAAATCCTGGAGCACTCAGGGAAGATGGTGATCTTGTTCGAGATCCTCAGAATGGCAGAGGACCTGGACGATAAAGT gcTTGTGTTCAGTCAGTCCTTGATCTCATTAGACTTAATTGAGGATTTCCTTGAGGCTTCTCACCATGCCAGAGACCCATCATCATTcaaag CAGGTAGCTGGATCAAGAATGTTGATTACTATCGTCTCGACGGCTCCACCACTGCTATGCTCAGGAAGAAATGGGCAGATGAGTTCAACAATGCTACCAACTTGCG CGGACGATTGTTTCTCATCTCGACGAGAGCCGGCTCTCTGGGCATCAACCTGGTGGCTGCCAACAGGGTCATCATCTTTGATGCCTCATGGAATCCTTCATATGACATACAGAGCATTTACAGGGTGTACCGCTTCGGTCAGCTGAAACAGGTGTTTGTGTACCGCTTCTTGGCTCAG GGCACCATGGAGGAGAAGATCTATGATCGTCAGGTGACCAAGCAGTCTTTGTCCTATCGAGTGGTGGATCAGCAGCAGATTGAGAGGCACTTCACCCTTCATGAACTGACTGAACTTTACACATTTGAGCCAGACCTGCTGAATGACCCAAACTCGAAGAAAAGCAAGAGAACCACCTCTGTTTTGCCAAAG GATAAGGTCCTGACGCAGCTATTGCAAACCTGTAAAGACCAGATAGTGTCTTACCATGAGCATGAATCTCTGCTGGACCATAAACAAGAGGAGGAGCTCAGTGAAGCAGAACGCAGAGCTGCCTGGGCTGAGTACGAggctgag tcaaGCACAGCCAGCATCTCAGTCAGCTCGAGCCAGGACAGTTTGGATATGAAGACCAATGAACAGCTACTG GAATTGCTTAACAAGTGCAGAGCAAATGTATCAGAGGCCTTCATGTCCATGCAGAGGATCAGGTCTCACTCCATTGAGGACTACATATCACAAGTG cgGCAACAGTATCCTGACCTGCCTAAAGACCACATTAAGGTCAAGGCTGATATTTGGAGACTGTGGGAtgagaaggagagggagcgTAGACAGGCCTTTTATCGAGACGTCCTCGCACAGCAGCAATCG CTCACATTCAGCATTCAGGCCATACTGAACAGTCGAAGAAATCAAGTGATGCAGACTTCTGTGGCCTTGGTGGACCAGCCTGGACAGACTTGA